A region from the Desulfomarina profundi genome encodes:
- a CDS encoding adenylate kinase has translation MGKNILFFGPNGSGKGTQGAIVQKKFNIPHIESGAIFREHIGGGTELGKKAKEYIDRGDLVPDDITIPMMISRLQQDDCKDGWILDGFPRSKDQAITLAETLQKEGLALDYVIEIVLDREIAKERIMGRRLCVNDNNHPNHIAFEAIKPVEKDGKLVCRVCGGELKTRADDQDEDAINKRHGIYYDEETGTMAAVNYFKQAGGPKVISVDGSVSIQEVTEAIMKEL, from the coding sequence ATGGGTAAGAACATCCTGTTTTTTGGGCCGAACGGCAGTGGCAAGGGTACCCAGGGTGCAATCGTTCAGAAGAAATTCAATATTCCCCATATTGAATCGGGTGCAATCTTTCGTGAGCATATCGGTGGTGGAACCGAGCTTGGGAAAAAGGCAAAAGAGTATATCGACAGGGGCGACCTCGTGCCGGATGATATCACCATTCCCATGATGATTTCCCGATTGCAGCAGGACGATTGTAAAGACGGCTGGATTCTTGACGGTTTTCCCCGTTCAAAAGATCAGGCGATAACTCTTGCCGAAACGTTGCAAAAAGAGGGTCTTGCCCTGGATTACGTGATTGAGATTGTTCTTGACCGCGAAATTGCCAAAGAGCGAATCATGGGGCGTCGGCTCTGTGTGAATGATAATAATCATCCCAATCATATAGCCTTTGAAGCCATCAAGCCTGTGGAAAAAGATGGAAAACTGGTTTGTCGTGTATGCGGTGGAGAACTGAAGACCCGTGCGGATGATCAGGATGAGGATGCTATCAACAAACGTCATGGCATTTATTATGATGAAGAGACAGGAACAATGGCCGCTGTGAATTATTTCAAGCAGGCCGGTGGCCCGAAAGTCATCTCCGTTGATGGTTCTGTTTCCATTCAGGAAGTAACCGAGGCCATAATGAAAGAGCTGTAA
- a CDS encoding homoserine dehydrogenase, which yields MKEIRIGLIGFGTVGKGLAQALFSQRERLIQRSGIAFTLTTVVDIAVDSLPDEFSNVTLTRDAKDIFNDPSIDIVVELIGGMEPAKSFLLEAINKGKHVVTANKALLSVHGREIFTAAALNNVEVGFEASVGGGIPVIKALKEGLVANKINYIKGIMNGTANYILTKMTDDGMAFNEVLKEAQELGFAEADPTYDVEGIDTAHKLAILMTIAFGLHVHLDDIHVEGISEIEPTDIEFAGTLGHRIKLLAISRNHGKHVEARVHPTMVPETHMLSTISGAFNAIQFNGDTVGDVLLYGQGAGMMPTGSAVAADVVDIGRNILQNSVNRVPALSYLPNNMAEPIITPMDELVCPYYFRVTALDKPGVLARITSIFGDHGISIKSMVQQEHDANEPVYIVFMTHSATEGNVKRAIREIDELDVCTSPTVKIRLLISE from the coding sequence ATGAAAGAAATACGCATTGGTCTCATTGGCTTCGGGACGGTGGGAAAAGGGCTCGCTCAGGCCCTGTTTTCCCAGCGGGAAAGACTCATTCAACGATCAGGTATCGCCTTCACCCTGACGACGGTGGTTGACATTGCAGTAGATTCCCTTCCGGACGAATTCAGTAATGTAACCCTTACCCGGGACGCAAAGGATATCTTTAATGACCCGTCAATAGATATAGTCGTCGAACTCATCGGCGGCATGGAGCCGGCAAAATCTTTTCTGCTCGAAGCCATCAACAAAGGCAAGCATGTGGTCACCGCCAACAAGGCCCTGCTCTCGGTCCATGGCCGGGAAATATTCACAGCAGCTGCTCTGAACAATGTCGAGGTCGGATTCGAGGCCAGCGTGGGAGGTGGAATTCCCGTCATAAAAGCATTAAAAGAAGGCCTGGTCGCTAACAAGATCAATTATATAAAAGGGATAATGAACGGCACCGCGAACTATATCCTGACTAAAATGACCGATGACGGTATGGCTTTTAACGAAGTTCTGAAGGAGGCCCAGGAGCTCGGTTTTGCTGAAGCGGATCCCACCTACGATGTGGAAGGTATTGATACAGCTCACAAGCTGGCAATCCTCATGACCATTGCCTTCGGGCTCCATGTCCATCTTGATGATATTCACGTGGAAGGAATCAGCGAGATCGAACCTACAGATATTGAGTTTGCCGGAACCCTGGGACATCGTATCAAGCTGCTGGCTATCAGCCGAAACCATGGAAAGCACGTAGAAGCCAGGGTCCATCCCACAATGGTACCTGAAACCCATATGCTGTCCACAATCAGCGGTGCATTCAACGCCATCCAGTTTAATGGAGATACCGTTGGTGACGTTCTCCTGTATGGACAGGGAGCGGGCATGATGCCAACAGGAAGTGCTGTGGCTGCTGATGTTGTCGACATCGGAAGAAATATTCTGCAGAACAGTGTCAACCGGGTTCCGGCCCTCTCCTACCTCCCGAACAATATGGCAGAGCCGATCATCACACCCATGGATGAGCTGGTCTGCCCCTACTACTTCCGTGTAACTGCCCTGGACAAACCGGGGGTTCTTGCCCGTATCACCTCAATTTTCGGCGACCACGGTATTTCCATCAAATCCATGGTCCAGCAGGAACATGATGCCAACGAACCGGTCTATATTGTCTTCATGACCCACAGCGCCACGGAGGGAAATGTCAAAAGGGCGATCAGGGAAATTGATGAACTTGATGTATGCACTTCACCCACGGTAAAAATCAGACTTCTTATCTCCGAATAG
- a CDS encoding cofactor-independent phosphoglycerate mutase, with amino-acid sequence MKYLILVGDGMGDYPISELDGKTVLEAARTPAMDELCRKGEFFLTNTVPEGFPPGSDVANMTLMGYDPARFYTGRAPLEAASMGIKLAEDEIVFRCNLVTLDLVNDQVTMRDFSAGHISNEEARELIASLEAVCSGDRFHFKPGISYRHLLVFKGKHPGFITVPPHDYIEKDVTEYWQRYLDSPGWSELVTRCGDILKNHPVNLERIKQGKNPATHIWLWGEGKMIDAPPLTERFCISGSMISAVDLLKGLGVIGDLDVINVPGATGYIDTNYEGKAEAATQSLKEQDFVFVHLEAPDEAGHQGSLSAKIQAIEDFDARIVSPITNELRSRKEDFRVIVTMDHFTPLSLRTHVSDPVPTLLYDSREKEAGSGKTFCEKNCLAHDAEKNNSINDGYTLINKLLEQN; translated from the coding sequence ATGAAATACCTTATCCTTGTCGGTGACGGAATGGGAGACTATCCCATCAGCGAACTTGATGGAAAAACAGTGCTGGAAGCGGCCCGAACACCTGCCATGGATGAACTCTGCCGAAAAGGTGAGTTTTTCCTGACCAATACGGTTCCGGAAGGTTTTCCTCCTGGCAGTGATGTGGCCAACATGACCCTTATGGGTTATGATCCAGCTCGTTTCTACACGGGAAGAGCCCCCCTTGAAGCTGCATCCATGGGTATAAAACTGGCAGAGGATGAGATTGTCTTCCGCTGCAATCTCGTAACCCTGGACCTGGTTAACGATCAGGTTACGATGCGCGATTTTTCCGCTGGCCATATCAGCAATGAAGAAGCCCGTGAACTGATAGCCAGCCTGGAAGCCGTTTGCTCCGGTGATCGCTTTCATTTTAAACCGGGGATAAGCTATCGGCATCTCCTGGTTTTCAAAGGAAAACACCCAGGTTTTATTACCGTCCCGCCCCATGACTATATCGAAAAAGATGTCACGGAATACTGGCAGCGCTATCTCGACAGTCCCGGCTGGTCTGAACTTGTCACCAGATGCGGTGATATTCTCAAAAACCATCCCGTAAACCTGGAACGTATCAAACAGGGGAAAAACCCGGCCACTCATATCTGGTTGTGGGGGGAAGGAAAAATGATTGATGCTCCCCCGCTGACAGAACGATTTTGCATCAGCGGCTCCATGATCAGCGCCGTCGACCTGCTGAAAGGGTTGGGCGTCATCGGCGATCTTGATGTCATCAATGTACCCGGAGCAACCGGTTATATTGATACAAACTATGAAGGCAAAGCAGAGGCGGCAACACAATCTCTCAAGGAACAGGATTTTGTTTTTGTCCATCTTGAGGCTCCCGACGAAGCGGGCCACCAGGGCTCTCTCAGTGCTAAAATTCAGGCAATCGAAGATTTTGATGCCCGCATTGTCAGTCCTATTACAAACGAACTGCGCAGCCGGAAAGAAGACTTTCGCGTCATAGTCACCATGGATCATTTCACACCGCTTTCCCTGCGAACCCATGTTTCCGATCCTGTCCCGACTCTGCTCTATGACTCCAGGGAGAAGGAAGCCGGCTCAGGAAAAACATTCTGTGAAAAAAACTGTCTCGCCCATGATGCCGAAAAGAACAATTCCATTAACGATGGGTATACCCTTATCAATAAACTCCTGGAACAGAATTGA
- a CDS encoding acyl-CoA thioesterase yields the protein MSENIFTTKVRVLYGDTDAGGVVYNANYLRYFEMGRTELMRDHVCSYREIEERGFVLPVTECWARYKAPAFYDDLLIIETIVAEVTRIKCKFSYRILRNEQDGKRPRLLVKGFTVHAAITREGKLTRLPDEIIRRIEALQTKT from the coding sequence ATGTCCGAGAATATTTTTACGACTAAAGTCAGAGTGCTCTATGGCGACACCGACGCAGGGGGGGTCGTCTATAACGCTAATTATCTCCGTTATTTCGAAATGGGAAGAACCGAACTGATGAGAGATCATGTCTGTTCCTACAGGGAAATTGAAGAGCGTGGCTTTGTTCTCCCCGTGACAGAATGCTGGGCCCGTTACAAGGCCCCTGCTTTTTATGATGACTTGCTCATCATTGAAACGATTGTTGCCGAAGTAACCAGAATAAAGTGTAAATTCAGCTACAGGATTCTGCGAAATGAACAAGACGGCAAACGACCCAGGTTGCTGGTCAAGGGGTTTACGGTCCATGCCGCAATTACCAGGGAAGGCAAACTGACACGGTTGCCGGATGAAATTATCCGCAGGATAGAAGCACTGCAGACGAAAACATGA
- a CDS encoding aldehyde dehydrogenase family protein — protein MDFTRIKNFIHGEWVEESGVEYVPLYNPSTGEAIGEVPLSSEKTSFEAVDSSYAAYDSWRKLSVSKRMRFLFDMRQAMVENKENLAVSIAVDQAKHISEARGEIGRVIEILETSCSIPTLLQGEHLDGIAGNINGRVVKQPLGVFGGVAPFNFPALVFGWFIPYAIGVGNTFIYKPSTQSPLFMQEMGNIFNQIGLPPGVVNIIHGNRSIPGTWYEHPKMSGVCLVGSTPTAKKMAEACGRGGKRSMLLGGAKNFLVVMEDVNWDVFIDNFIHSCYGSAGQRCLAGSIVAAVPEVYDELIERVLEASKKVTYGDAMDPDVYMGPVISAKAKASIEEYIKIGIEQGSNLILDGRNPDLPEKNQNGYFVAPTIFTDVTPCRRIAKEEIFGPVVSVMKIKDLDDVLQLIREQKFGNGACIFTQNQYYTEKFIAEADVGMVGVNVGVCAPHPYLPFGGIKDSHLGTNKVQGKDGIDFFTQNKVATIRVTPPAGVSEEGKKTDGDKSVRSCVAQ, from the coding sequence ATGGATTTTACAAGAATTAAAAATTTCATTCACGGTGAGTGGGTGGAAGAAAGCGGTGTGGAATATGTACCTCTCTACAATCCTTCAACCGGTGAAGCCATCGGCGAGGTGCCTCTTTCGTCCGAAAAGACATCTTTTGAGGCCGTTGATTCATCCTATGCAGCTTATGATTCATGGAGAAAGCTTTCCGTCAGTAAAAGGATGCGTTTTCTCTTTGATATGCGTCAGGCAATGGTGGAGAACAAGGAAAATCTTGCTGTTTCCATAGCAGTGGATCAGGCGAAGCATATCAGTGAGGCCAGAGGGGAAATAGGTCGGGTAATTGAAATCCTGGAGACATCCTGTTCCATTCCGACTTTGCTTCAGGGAGAGCATCTGGACGGCATTGCCGGAAATATCAATGGGAGGGTGGTAAAACAACCTCTTGGTGTATTTGGCGGTGTTGCTCCATTTAATTTTCCAGCCCTGGTGTTTGGTTGGTTTATTCCTTATGCCATTGGAGTCGGTAACACCTTTATTTACAAACCTTCCACCCAATCTCCTCTGTTTATGCAGGAAATGGGCAATATTTTCAACCAGATCGGTCTTCCTCCAGGGGTTGTGAATATAATCCATGGAAATCGTTCCATTCCTGGTACCTGGTATGAGCACCCCAAAATGAGTGGCGTTTGTCTTGTGGGTTCAACGCCGACCGCCAAGAAAATGGCTGAAGCCTGTGGCAGGGGCGGGAAGCGTTCAATGCTGCTTGGTGGTGCAAAGAATTTCCTGGTTGTCATGGAAGATGTTAACTGGGATGTTTTCATCGATAATTTCATCCATTCCTGTTATGGCTCTGCCGGCCAGCGTTGTCTTGCCGGTTCGATTGTGGCGGCGGTTCCCGAAGTTTATGACGAATTGATTGAACGGGTACTGGAGGCATCCAAAAAGGTCACCTATGGTGATGCCATGGATCCCGATGTCTATATGGGGCCGGTTATTTCAGCCAAGGCCAAGGCCAGTATAGAGGAATATATAAAGATCGGAATTGAGCAGGGATCAAATCTGATTCTTGATGGACGTAATCCTGATCTTCCTGAGAAGAATCAAAATGGTTATTTTGTAGCACCAACAATTTTTACTGATGTTACTCCCTGCAGGAGAATCGCCAAAGAGGAGATTTTTGGCCCTGTTGTATCCGTTATGAAGATTAAAGATCTTGACGATGTTCTACAACTTATCAGGGAACAAAAATTTGGTAACGGTGCATGTATTTTCACCCAAAACCAGTATTATACTGAAAAATTCATTGCTGAAGCCGATGTGGGTATGGTGGGAGTTAATGTGGGTGTGTGCGCACCGCATCCTTACTTGCCTTTTGGTGGCATTAAAGATTCACACCTTGGTACCAACAAAGTGCAGGGAAAAGACGGGATTGACTTTTTCACTCAGAATAAAGTTGCGACTATTCGAGTCACACCACCAGCTGGTGTCAGTGAAGAGGGCAAAAAAACTGATGGTGACAAGTCTGTTCGAAGTTGCGTCGCTCAGTAG
- the ald gene encoding alanine dehydrogenase: protein MLVGILKEIKVKENRVSMTPAGVATMIDHGHQILVEKNAGNGSGFSDEQYVSAGAVITETPAEIYEKCEMVMHVKEPQPSEYGMLRKGQTLFTYLHLAADERQTKALLDSGATCIAYETIQKKDKSLPLLTPMSEVAGRMAVQRGAVALEATNGGLGRLLGGVPGTDPSRVLVIGGGVVGTQAAKMACGLGAQVYMMDLNLERIRYLSDIMPGNCFIKMSSRQAILDVLPEVDMVIGAVLIPGTKAPFVIRREDLSLMKEGSVLVDVSIDQGGCFETSKPTTHEDPTYVVDGVIHYCVANIPGAVPLTSTMALTNATLAYAVQLADKGWHKACVENEELKLGLNVHDGKLVYKAVSDAFNLPYTPVEEVL from the coding sequence ATGCTAGTTGGTATCCTGAAAGAGATAAAAGTAAAGGAAAACAGAGTCAGTATGACCCCCGCAGGTGTTGCGACGATGATCGATCACGGTCATCAGATTCTTGTTGAGAAGAATGCAGGTAATGGTTCCGGTTTCAGTGATGAACAGTATGTTTCCGCAGGTGCGGTCATTACCGAGACCCCGGCCGAGATATATGAAAAGTGTGAAATGGTAATGCATGTCAAAGAACCTCAGCCTTCCGAATACGGTATGCTGCGGAAAGGACAAACTCTTTTTACCTATCTTCATCTTGCAGCCGACGAGCGTCAAACTAAGGCACTTCTTGACTCCGGTGCTACCTGTATTGCTTATGAGACGATTCAGAAAAAAGATAAATCCCTTCCTCTCCTGACGCCCATGTCGGAGGTTGCAGGTCGTATGGCAGTGCAGCGTGGTGCGGTTGCCCTTGAGGCTACCAATGGCGGGCTTGGCCGTCTTCTTGGAGGTGTCCCCGGAACCGATCCTTCCCGGGTCCTGGTCATTGGTGGAGGTGTTGTTGGTACGCAGGCCGCTAAAATGGCATGCGGTCTTGGTGCCCAGGTTTATATGATGGATCTCAATCTTGAGAGGATAAGATATTTAAGTGATATTATGCCTGGGAACTGTTTTATAAAAATGTCATCCCGTCAGGCGATCCTGGATGTTTTACCGGAAGTTGATATGGTGATTGGAGCTGTCCTTATTCCCGGAACCAAAGCCCCTTTTGTTATTCGTCGGGAAGATCTCTCCCTGATGAAAGAAGGTTCTGTTCTTGTTGATGTTTCAATTGATCAGGGTGGTTGTTTTGAAACTTCAAAACCGACTACACACGAAGATCCAACGTATGTCGTTGACGGAGTCATTCACTATTGTGTAGCTAATATTCCCGGTGCTGTCCCCCTTACTTCCACCATGGCCCTGACCAATGCCACTCTTGCCTATGCAGTACAGCTGGCTGATAAAGGCTGGCATAAAGCCTGTGTGGAGAATGAGGAATTGAAACTTGGTCTTAATGTTCATGACGGCAAGTTAGTGTACAAAGCTGTCTCTGATGCCTTTAATCTTCCGTACACTCCAGTGGAGGAAGTATTGTAA
- a CDS encoding aminotransferase family protein: MVTKTDWLEYDVEEMVAGDKNDLWHHLKPHKCFENQEQMIIVEGKGLNVTDIRGRKYLDATSGGVWSVMVGYGRDSIAEAVCEQMKKMPYFAGVFGNVPAIKFAGKLLEKLPRLQKVYFSNSGSEANEKAYKIVRQASRIDPARKGKYKILFRDRDYHGTTLGALSSTGQFERKNDFGPFVEGFMEVPQCLCYRCNFNQTYPGCNMECARAVEDVILREGPDTVGAIIFEPITAGGGILPPVKEYYPLVQEICRKYGVWIIMDEVVCGFGRTGKFWGHEHYDVDPDIITMAKGLASSYEALSATVVKQEIYDIFLNDPANDDERMNFFRDISTYGGCTAPMVAALESTRIIEEENLVENSREVGAYLLEKLSTLKDLPNVGDVRGVGLFCGVEFVVDQESKVPITESQMAVLMGNIIGEGVIVGRTNNSLPGMNTIINFAPCLIITREQVDTIVAAVRAGIEKTF; the protein is encoded by the coding sequence ATGGTAACGAAAACAGATTGGCTTGAATACGATGTTGAGGAGATGGTTGCAGGAGATAAAAATGATTTATGGCACCATTTAAAGCCCCATAAATGTTTTGAAAATCAGGAACAGATGATCATTGTGGAAGGCAAGGGTCTTAATGTTACTGATATTCGGGGACGGAAGTACCTGGACGCAACCTCTGGTGGCGTCTGGAGTGTCATGGTTGGCTATGGCCGCGATTCCATTGCCGAGGCTGTGTGTGAGCAGATGAAAAAAATGCCGTATTTTGCAGGTGTTTTTGGAAATGTTCCTGCAATAAAATTTGCAGGAAAACTGCTGGAAAAGCTACCTCGACTGCAAAAAGTATACTTTTCCAATTCCGGTTCAGAAGCCAATGAAAAGGCGTATAAGATTGTCAGGCAAGCCTCCAGGATTGATCCCGCGCGCAAGGGGAAGTATAAAATTCTTTTCAGAGACCGGGATTATCATGGAACCACTCTGGGTGCTTTGAGCTCCACCGGTCAGTTTGAACGGAAAAATGACTTTGGGCCCTTCGTGGAAGGGTTTATGGAAGTTCCTCAGTGCCTTTGCTACCGTTGTAATTTCAACCAGACTTATCCCGGATGCAATATGGAGTGTGCCAGGGCTGTGGAAGATGTCATTCTCAGGGAGGGGCCGGATACCGTTGGTGCAATCATTTTTGAGCCTATTACTGCTGGTGGAGGTATTCTGCCACCGGTCAAGGAGTATTATCCCCTCGTTCAGGAAATATGTAGGAAATATGGCGTATGGATAATTATGGATGAGGTTGTCTGTGGCTTTGGTCGAACCGGAAAATTCTGGGGACACGAGCATTATGATGTCGATCCTGACATTATCACCATGGCTAAAGGATTGGCTAGTTCCTATGAGGCCCTGTCAGCCACGGTTGTTAAACAGGAAATTTATGATATTTTTCTCAACGATCCTGCCAATGATGACGAAAGAATGAATTTTTTCAGAGATATCAGCACTTATGGCGGCTGTACTGCCCCAATGGTTGCCGCGCTGGAAAGTACAAGGATAATTGAGGAAGAAAACCTGGTGGAAAACAGCCGTGAGGTTGGTGCGTATCTCCTTGAAAAATTGTCAACCCTGAAAGATCTTCCCAATGTGGGGGATGTGCGGGGAGTGGGGCTTTTTTGCGGTGTTGAGTTTGTCGTGGATCAGGAAAGCAAAGTTCCTATAACTGAAAGTCAGATGGCTGTTCTGATGGGCAATATAATTGGAGAAGGTGTTATCGTTGGCAGAACCAATAACAGTCTTCCCGGGATGAATACAATTATTAATTTTGCACCTTGTCTGATTATCACCAGGGAGCAGGTCGATACAATTGTAGCCGCTGTTCGAGCTGGTATAGAAAAAACCTTTTAA
- the xsc gene encoding sulfoacetaldehyde acetyltransferase, translated as MKMTTEEAFIKVLQMHGIKHAFGIIGSAMMPISDLFPKAGITFWDCAHEGNAGMMSDGYTRISGKMSMLVAQNGPGITNFVTPVKTAYWNHTPLLLVTPQAANATIGQGGFQEVEQMAVFRDMVAYQEEVRDPRRMAEVLNRVIMQAKRASAPAQINVPRDFWTQVIEIELPAIVEFERPAGGDEALARAAELLSKAKFPVILNGAGVVIGDAIEDSMALAERLDAPVCCGYQHNDAFPGNHPLFAGPLGYNGSKAGMELIAKADVVLALGTRLNPFSTLPGYGIDYWPTDAAIIQVDINPDRIGLTKKITVGIAGDAKKVANSLLARLSETAGDTDREERKATIAQLKANWEKELATLIHENDDPGTTWNERARKREPEKMSPRQAWNAIREALPENVILSSDIGNNCAIGNAYPTFKEGRKYLAPGLFGPCGYGFPAICGAKIAQPEVPVIGMAGDGAFGISMNEMVSCGRETWPAITMIVYRNYQWGAEKRNTTLWYADNFVGTELDQNVSYAEIARACGLEGIKVTTASELTETLKKAVKAQMEEGKTTFIEVMVNQELGEPFRRDAMKAPVVVAGIDKADMRSQK; from the coding sequence ATGAAAATGACGACGGAAGAAGCATTTATTAAAGTTCTCCAGATGCACGGAATAAAACATGCTTTTGGTATTATCGGTTCAGCAATGATGCCAATCTCCGACCTCTTTCCCAAGGCGGGTATTACTTTCTGGGATTGTGCCCATGAAGGCAATGCAGGCATGATGTCGGATGGTTATACTCGTATTTCCGGTAAAATGTCCATGCTGGTTGCCCAGAATGGACCGGGCATTACCAATTTTGTCACTCCGGTAAAAACCGCCTACTGGAACCACACTCCATTGCTTCTTGTCACACCGCAGGCAGCAAATGCAACCATAGGCCAGGGAGGTTTTCAAGAGGTTGAGCAGATGGCGGTATTCAGAGATATGGTAGCCTATCAGGAAGAAGTTCGTGATCCTCGCCGCATGGCAGAAGTTCTGAATCGTGTGATCATGCAGGCAAAACGAGCGTCCGCTCCTGCACAAATCAACGTACCACGTGATTTCTGGACCCAGGTTATCGAGATTGAACTCCCTGCAATTGTCGAATTTGAACGCCCCGCAGGTGGAGACGAGGCTCTGGCCAGAGCTGCAGAACTTTTATCAAAGGCCAAATTCCCTGTTATTCTTAATGGTGCCGGTGTTGTCATTGGAGACGCCATTGAGGATTCAATGGCACTGGCCGAGCGTCTGGATGCTCCGGTCTGCTGTGGCTATCAGCACAATGATGCCTTTCCTGGCAATCATCCTCTTTTTGCGGGACCACTTGGCTACAACGGATCCAAGGCCGGAATGGAACTGATTGCCAAAGCAGATGTAGTGCTTGCTCTCGGCACCCGCCTCAATCCATTTTCCACCCTTCCGGGATATGGAATTGATTACTGGCCCACAGACGCCGCAATCATACAAGTTGACATCAACCCCGACCGCATCGGCCTGACAAAAAAGATAACTGTCGGAATCGCCGGTGATGCCAAAAAGGTTGCCAATAGTCTTCTTGCTCGTCTTTCTGAAACTGCCGGCGATACGGACAGGGAAGAACGTAAGGCAACCATCGCTCAATTAAAAGCGAATTGGGAAAAAGAACTTGCTACTCTGATCCATGAAAATGACGACCCGGGAACCACCTGGAACGAACGGGCCCGCAAACGTGAACCGGAAAAAATGTCTCCCCGGCAGGCATGGAACGCAATCAGAGAGGCTCTCCCGGAAAATGTCATCCTTTCATCTGATATCGGCAATAACTGTGCTATCGGCAATGCCTATCCCACCTTCAAAGAGGGACGAAAATATCTGGCCCCCGGCCTTTTCGGACCCTGCGGATACGGTTTCCCGGCAATATGCGGTGCCAAAATAGCACAACCAGAGGTACCTGTAATCGGAATGGCTGGTGATGGTGCTTTTGGCATCTCCATGAATGAAATGGTGTCATGCGGACGTGAAACCTGGCCTGCCATCACTATGATTGTTTATAGAAACTACCAGTGGGGAGCTGAAAAACGCAACACTACGCTTTGGTATGCTGACAATTTTGTCGGTACTGAATTAGACCAGAATGTATCATATGCCGAGATTGCGAGAGCATGTGGATTAGAAGGTATCAAGGTAACCACAGCCTCTGAATTGACCGAGACACTGAAAAAAGCAGTAAAAGCCCAGATGGAAGAAGGAAAGACCACATTCATCGAGGTCATGGTCAATCAGGAGCTTGGAGAACCTTTCCGGCGTGATGCTATGAAGGCACCAGTTGTTGTTGCGGGAATTGACAAAGCCGATATGCGCTCTCAAAAATAG
- a CDS encoding GntR family transcriptional regulator: MSSGLKYASLREQVYKYLRQQMNRGDLLPGSSINIGEIARQLGISKTPLRDALIHLELEGFVTILPRRGVCVNRLSFQDIKNAYDSVGLIESFIVTECIDRIGQLQVKKLEELNKKMISNIEKNDFSKLFQTNLRFHDVYLDISENEPLKKFIRPIKHRLYDFPRQNYIKEWELRNCEEHSEFIEHLRKGDAVAAAKVLKDIHWSFDYQKDFIHKLYQDLDDPGQI; the protein is encoded by the coding sequence ATGAGCAGTGGGTTAAAATATGCGTCTTTGAGAGAACAGGTTTACAAATATTTACGCCAACAGATGAACCGGGGAGATCTGCTTCCCGGTTCATCAATCAACATCGGGGAAATTGCCCGACAACTGGGTATCAGTAAAACACCACTCAGGGATGCCCTGATCCATCTGGAACTTGAAGGATTTGTGACAATTCTGCCTCGAAGAGGCGTCTGCGTGAACAGGTTAAGTTTTCAGGATATCAAAAACGCCTATGATTCTGTAGGCCTGATAGAATCATTCATTGTAACAGAGTGTATTGATAGAATCGGGCAATTGCAGGTTAAAAAGCTGGAAGAACTGAATAAAAAAATGATTAGCAACATAGAGAAAAATGATTTCTCAAAGCTTTTTCAAACCAATCTGCGGTTTCATGATGTTTATCTGGATATTTCCGAAAATGAACCTCTCAAAAAGTTTATTCGACCGATAAAACATCGACTCTATGATTTTCCCCGACAGAATTATATCAAGGAGTGGGAATTGAGAAACTGTGAAGAGCACAGCGAATTTATTGAACACCTGCGAAAGGGAGATGCGGTTGCTGCTGCAAAAGTATTGAAAGATATCCATTGGTCTTTCGACTATCAGAAAGATTTCATCCATAAGCTTTACCAGGATCTGGATGACCCCGGACAAATATAA